A stretch of the Synechocystis sp. PCC 7338 genome encodes the following:
- a CDS encoding pentapeptide repeat-containing protein: MKKKRLTLGLLLVGTLALIACNPATEEIDPLSQLQETGECLDCNLAGADLREFNLENARLNRSNLSGANLSSMNLRRALLDQVNLAGADLSGANLTEAALTEANLAGADLSGVNLERGFLRNTNLTGANLKGANLTGANLTAADLTDADLEGVQFGETIMPDGDRR; the protein is encoded by the coding sequence ATGAAGAAAAAAAGACTCACCCTAGGCCTGCTACTGGTGGGAACCTTAGCCCTGATAGCTTGTAATCCTGCCACCGAAGAGATTGATCCGTTATCTCAGTTACAGGAGACGGGGGAGTGTCTAGATTGCAACTTGGCCGGGGCTGATTTGCGGGAGTTTAATTTGGAAAATGCCCGCTTAAACCGTTCTAATTTGTCGGGGGCGAATTTATCGTCAATGAATTTGCGACGGGCGTTGTTAGATCAGGTTAATCTGGCTGGGGCTGATCTCAGTGGGGCCAATTTGACGGAGGCGGCATTAACCGAGGCCAACTTGGCCGGGGCAGACTTAAGTGGAGTTAATTTGGAGCGGGGATTTCTACGCAATACCAATTTGACCGGGGCTAACCTAAAGGGCGCTAACCTGACGGGGGCCAACTTAACAGCGGCGGACTTGACCGATGCAGATTTAGAGGGGGTACAGTTTGGCGAAACGATTATGCCCGATGGCGATCGCCGTTAG